The Magnolia sinica isolate HGM2019 chromosome 9, MsV1, whole genome shotgun sequence genome contains a region encoding:
- the LOC131255842 gene encoding putative pentatricopeptide repeat-containing protein At5g40405: MRSVLNRYTFPAIFQSRTCHFKSSPHFSIQPNPNSYHPNTPSCENPCFPSFLHLLKIYKTPSQTKQIHAQTITHGISPNSLIVSRILQSSDLNNSLLIFNQIENPLPFHYNSIIQAYSKSDTPELAIYFYLRMLGDGRKPNNFTFPSLIGVCAHLFAVSEGTQLHSYILKTGFDSDQFLRSSLIHMYSSFGDMDCAQKLFDEASARENVVVWTALVNGYSKLGDLEMARKIFDEMPERDVVAWSAMVSGYVQNGRFKEGFSVFNVMQGEGVKANESVLVSILSACAHLGALDLGRWAHLYVERRFGAELRVNLGTALVDMYAKCGDLCASIAVFEGLNCKNVLSWNAMMGGFALYGYGRGALGLFSKMLRVGLRPDGVTFLGLLGAFSHGGMVNEGRIFFEAMTDVFTINPMLEHYGCMVDMLSRAGLLEDATELIENMPLEPDASVWGALLGGCRVHGNIVLGTPIGEKVIDFEPDHAGRYVLLSNIYALAKRWDDAKHVRRLMKERGVQMRPGCSSIEVDGSVHEFVVGDRQHPQAREIYNKVEEMDMRLRMAGHFVDTRNVLYDLDEEDKELQLSYHSERLAIAFGLIFADVGMPIRIVKNLRVCGDCHSATKMLSKIYERDIVVRDSKRFHHFKGGSCSCMDYW; the protein is encoded by the coding sequence atgagatcTGTTTTGAACCGTTATACATTTCCCGCCATTTTCCAATCAAGAACATGCCATTTCAAAAGCTCCCCACATTTCTCCATCCAACCAAATCCCAATTCTTATCATCCAAACACCCCGTCCTGCGAAAACCCATGCTTCCCATCATTCCTCCATCTCCTCAAAATCTACAAAACCCCATCTCAAACCAAACAAATCCATGCGCAAACCATCACCCATGGAATCTCACCCAACAGCCTGATCGTTTCAAGAATCTTACAATCGTCGGACCTCAACAATTCCCTTCTAATATTCAACCAGATTGAAAACCCGCTTCCATTTCATTACAATTCAATCATCCAGGCCTACTCCAAATCAGATACACCAGAGCTAGCTATCTATTTCTACCTTCGGATGTTGGGTGATGGACGAAAACCCAATAATTTCACATTCCCTTCTTTGATCGGTGTGTGTGCGCATTTATTTGCCGTTTCGGAAGGGACCCAATTGCATTCCTATATTTTAAAGACGGGTTTTGATTCTGATCAGTTTCTGCGGAGCTCTTTGATTCATATGTATTCGAGTTTTGGCGATATGGATTGTGCGCAGAAACTGTTCGATGAAGCGTCTGCAAGAGAAAATGTGGTGGTGTGGACTGCTTTGGTTAATGGGTATTCGAAATTGGGCGACTTGGAAATGGCGAGGAAGATTTTTGATGAAATGCCAGAAAGGGATGTTGTTGCATGGAGTGCTATGGTTTCGGGGTATGTTCAGAATGGGAGGTTTAAGGAGGGCTTTAGTGTTTTCAATGTTATGCAAGGTGAGGGTGTGAAGGCTAATGAGAGTGTGTTGGTGAGCATTCTTTCTGCTTGTGCTCATTTGGGGGCCTTGGATTTGGGAAGGTGGGCCCATCTGTATGTCGAGAGGAGATTTGGGGCTGAATTGCGTGTGAATTTAGGGACTGCTTTGGTGGACATGTATGCAAAATGTGGTGATCTATGTGCATCAATAGCTGTTTTTGAAGGGCTAAATTGTAAGAATGTCTTGTCTTGGAATGCTATGATGGGGGGATTTGCATTGTATGGGTATGGAAGAGGTGCTTTAGGGCTTTTCTCTAAGATGTTGAGGGTGGGATTGAGACCTGATGGGGTCACATTTCTAGGGCTCTTGGGTGCATTTAGCCATGGTGGGATGGTGAACGAGGGCAGGATTTTCTTTGAAGCCATGACAGATGTCTTCACCATTAACCCCATGTTGGAGCACTATGGGTGCATGGTTGATATGCTCTCACGAGCCGGGCTTCTAGAAGATGCGACGGAGCTCATTGAGAACATGCCTTTGGAACCAGATGCAAGTGTGTGGGGAGCACTTCTGGGTGGTTGTAGGGTCCACGGGAACATAGTGCTAGGCACACCTATTGGTGAGAAGGTTATAGACTTCGAACCTGACCATGCGGGGCGGTACGTGCTCTTGTCAAACATATATGCATTGGCCAAAAGGTGGGATGATGCTAAGCATGTGAGGAGGTTGATGAAGGAGAGGGGAGTCCAAATGCGGCCTGGTTGTAGTTCGATCGAGGTAGATGGATCGGTACACGAGTTTGTAGTGGGGGATAGACAGCATCCCCAGGCTAGAGAAATCTACAACAAGGTGGAAGAGATGGACATGAGATTGAGAATGGCAGGCCATTTTGTGGACACAAGGAATGTGTTGTATGATTTAGATGAGGAGGATAAGGAGCTCCAGCTCTCTTATCATAGTGAGAGATTGGCAATTgcatttgggctgatttttgctGATGTTGGGATGCCAATTCGGATTGTGAAGAACCTTCGAGTGTGCGGCGATTGCCATTCGGCGACGAAAATGCTGTCAAAGATCTATGAGAGAGATATCGTTGTTCGAGATAGCAAGCGTTTCCACCATTTCAAAGGAGGTTCTTGTTCCTGCATGGATTATTGGTGA